One Triticum dicoccoides isolate Atlit2015 ecotype Zavitan chromosome 3B, WEW_v2.0, whole genome shotgun sequence genomic window, GGATCTTGTTTGTAAGAAAACAAAAAGTTTAGGGCGTCAGCTGCAAAATGTTAGGGTCTTGGTTGCaaggtttttttcttttgtttttcaggGTTTTTTTTTCAGATAGAATGCTCACACAATTAACAAAAAATCATGATGTATTTTAAAAATCTACAATGTGTTTTTAAAGCATATTCATTGTGTATTTTAAAATATTCAATTTCATTTGACAAATATTCAATGTATTTAAAAACCAATGTGTATCTAAAAGTTGTTTTATATGTATTAGAAAAGTTCAACATTGTTTTATAAAATGTCAACGTGTATTTAAAAATGAAAACTAAGAATaaagaaatgagaaataaaaataaaaaagaaaacaagaaaagagaaaaggagaaaaaaaatatGCCTAAGCTACCACCTTCGTCCCGGCGGGGGAACTCCAGCTGAGGTGGCGGCAGAGCTATAAGAAATTGTTGTGTCTCCATCTCCATCCCGGCGTCGAACCCGAGCGGTTGAGGAATCTCCATCTGCATCTGCTCCATATCCATCCTGGGCATCTGGTAAACCAATGTTGGGTCCGGCGCGCTAAAAGTGCTACAGTGGCGCACTAAAACTATTTTAGCGTGCAAAACTTTTATgcgcctattggagatgctctaacattgcAATTGTTAGAAATAAGACACGGTAACAGTGAAGACCAGTGCGGACCAACCTGTGGTTTAGATGGTTACGTCGAcaatggtatccccagcccaccaggttcaagtcctggtgctcgcatatgAAGTTGTCTCAAGCATCATTTAATTCATTATCAACCTTTTAGTTATATGCATCATGCATGCAGGTGATGATCCATCTCTCCTAATGTGTGATGCATATGCAATCTTGATGTTTTCTTCGCTTTAATGTAGGTGTGGTTTAACAATGATAAATTAAAGACGAAAATATACAAAACATACGTAGCATGGAAACTAAGTCTCTGGATGTGGTGTGGCGTCCATTGGTTTCACTCGAAGCGAGATATAGACGTCCCCGGTGCTATGCATGTACCCTAGTTTAGGTGAGCACATTACAATTTCTTTCCTAAATTTTCCTCCAGGTATGCAGAAGTTCTTCAAGACATTCTCCAATTTTTGCTTTCTTCAAATGTTTTCTTTGTGAATTTTACTAGTTTTCTTCtgatttttgttttttattttctgctcAATTTCCTTTTATTTTTCAATTTTCTGATTTTCTAAAAAAATTGTGAAGAGTTTACAAATTCCAGAATATTTTGAAATTTGTGATATTTTTTATATTCGAAAATATTTTCTGTAAACCAGAAACATTTTTTAATATATGGAAAATTCTATAATTCTTTGTGAACATTGTTTCCGAATTCATTAACACATACATTTTTTAAATAAATGAATATCTTTTAAGATCTGGCTGGAAAAGCACAGACAGTGTATCAACGAAAGGGTAGTCAACTGTGAATGAAAGGTAAATGGGCCAGCGGAAAAAGGCCCAGTAACCAGCCCTAGAGCGATGTGGTATGCATTTGCTTGCTATTCCACTTGCATTGCATGGAATAGGAGGTCTTCTACATATCGCTTTTAGTGTTATAGTAGCTCACCTCGCCTAAAGCGAGTACTACAGTGGATCGGCATATGTTCTGTTTTTCATTTTTTGTCCTTCATGGTATTTTGTCTTACTTTTGTTTATAATTCAAATATATACATATATTCAAAAGGTTACATACTTATTTTTTAAACGTTCACTGTGCATTAAAACTATTCACGAGACTAAACCTTAGTTTTTGTTATTGTAAACAAATGTCCACATTTCtatgttcatgaattttttttaaaaaatattccaCAATTTAAATAGAATTCTCACACATTTGACAAAAAATAATGACGTATTTTAAAAATCTTCAATGTGTGTTTAAAACATATTCACCATGTATTTAAAACTGGTCAATGTCAATTGACAATTATTCAATGTATTTATAAAACCAATGTGTATCTATAAattgttttatatatatatatattagaaaaGTTCAACATTGGTTTGGAAAATGTCAAAGTTTATTAAAAATGAAACTAAGAATAAAGaaatgagaaaaaaaataaaaaaacaggaaAAGAGGAAAAATGAGAGGGAAAAGTGGCAAACCAATATGAaccaagaaaatagaaaagaaaaaaaatgaacaaAACCAAATGCAAGTTCCTAAAATCAACTCCCATGTTTCATAGAACCAGTTCCAAAAACTGATGCTATGTAATTCCTACAGTCGGCCCACTCAGACAACTGTGAGGGCAAGATGACCTTATGTCTCTTAATAAACGAGACGGAGCTCTCGCGGTCTCTTGTAGCCGTCCATGTGTGAGTTTGTTGAAGCTACACACAAGCACCGTCGAGTGGGCCGACCAGTACGACGTGCCATTTTGGATCGTATAGAGCTCAAGCGCTCTTTCGCAATTTTATTTGCCTCATGTGTTTTTTGGGATTTGTTTTCAGAAAAAAGTATTTGAAAAGCAcaatattaatatttttaaataacacTTTATAAAAGGTGGGTGGGCATTTAAAAAAAATGTGTGAACTCTTTTCAAATTGCATGAACATTCTCTAAAATTGCATGAACAATtatttcaagaagttcaacatataTTAAAACAATGTTGACCATATACTAAAAAATGGCCTTcttatattcaaaaaatgtttattatATATTTCAAAATTATCATATATTTTAAAAAATAATTAAACCGAAAGGAAAAAACTAGTAGAAAGACAAACAACTCGGGAACCAGGAAAAGAGAAAGGAAATTGGAAACCAGCTAAAATTAAAAAAAAGGGGGAAATAAAAATATAAACTTCAAGGTGATAAGGAAAAAAATGGAAAAAGATTCGAATACCAGTAAACATAAAAACCGAACAAAAACTAAAAAATCAGTATAAACTAGACCTGGAGAAGTAACACTAACCGggaaaaatccaatgaaaccattGAGAGGTAACACTAAATTGGGCTGCTTGCATTGTTGTAGGTGTATCCTCGCCTCGGCTATTTGATGCAAAGGGCGTCAAATAGGGAAAGACACCTACGCCTTACATGTCCTACTATGATTCCTCGTGCGGCCGCTAGGATCCGATCTCGCAGATTCTTTGACCCCAAGATTTGGTCTCCATCGCCGTTCGAATCACGTCAAAGACTGCAACGGCTACGTTCTTAATCGCTCTTCCGCCACTTCCGCCTTTACTGACTCCCACGGACATCGTTTCATGACGAACGAAATCAGCGCACGGCTCGACCTCCTCTAAAAGCAATAATCCATGACTTTCAAACAGCAAGCCTCATCGACCATCCGAAAATGAGATCACCAAACATCGGCTACATATCCTCAGGGAACGACTACGGACGCTCCTTCCCATGATGTTGCTATGTTGTACACCGCTGTCCAGTAGTCGTAATTGCTAGATCCTCGGATGATCGCTATGCACCCTGAATCTCTAAAAGGCTCAACATGAGGAAAAACCCGGGGACACACTTCATACCCCACTTTAGTAAGGCGGTTAACATTGTCACCCAATGGGTCCCAAATGTGGTGAAGCTCTTAAGTCGGGACTTCACAACGGTATCCATCATCCTCACCACCTACTAACCTTGCAAAGGCATGGACCTATGTGACATGACGCTTCAAAACATAAGCACTCCGGTCAAACCATGGCCCTCACCATCACCGACTTGACACGTTGGCTAAACTATGGAAACACTTCATGCCGCGCTCTAGTGAAGCCAGTTAACATTGCTAGTAAACAGGTCTCACTGTGGCAAAGTTCTCGATTAGTGCTTCACAATGTCCATTGTCCAAACCAAATGGTCATATATCGATGAAGACAAATAACAGGCTTATCGGAGAAGAAGAGATTCCATAGAAATCCCTTTTCCCTGCTGCCTCGCTCTCGCCTCCGGTGTGGGCTAGCGTTTTCTGGCTCCGACGTTGGTGTGAGTTGGTGGTCAGCTAGGGAACCGGGGGAAACCTTGGCCGGTCCGGCCGGCCCGGCGGCGGCAACGCCCAAGGGCGCTGCTTTCCTCCATGGGGGCGCAGCCGATGTCCTCTGCTCTCCACCCCGACCCCCCTGCCCGGGTGAAAACCTTTATCCTCGGCGGatttggcggcggcggcgccttgcGCGTCGTGACCTTGCTGGAGGCGTCATCAAGGGTGCGGGGCTCGGTCGGGAGGTTATGCAGGTGAGGGATAGAGCTACCCCTCTGCATCATCCGATTTCCTTGAAGCTTGTCTCCAACTAGTTGGGCATGGACTGTGGCGGAGCAGCCGGCGAGATATATCCCAAATCGACGTGGTCATCCTATGTCCACCTTGCGATGCGAGGGCGACCATCTTCCAGCTCTAGGGTGAGCTTCTCGAAATCCCGACGGTGCGGCGCCTACGAGCCATGGCGAGGGGGAAGGGTCCCTCTTCGGTGATTGAGAGGGAAGATGTTGGTTCCTTTCTTCTCTAGGTGTTCCTGGAGCACGGTCCATCCTCGAAGGTCGGCTATGTCCTGCTGTATGCTGCTCCGTTTCTGCTACTTATGATCCTAGTGTGGACTGCTCGGCCTTTACTAGCTACAATTGCGGCTTCTGGAGGTTGTAGTGAGTAGGCTTTCCAGTGTTCCCCGTTGTATCATTCTGACCGTTGTAAGTTGGGTTGTCTGTTGTaattcctggccggttgatggctttgttaattcaaagccgagctcttcgcgagccttcgttctaaaaaaatggAAGAATAAGAATGTGACACACAGGATGGGGTGCGTGGTGTGTTAAGTGTGAGATGTGACTCCCGTTTAGAGGGTTGGATCAAGATCTAACGGCTAGAAAGGCGACTTTGGCTAAACATATTTTGGGTGGCCTGGTTGGGAATCTCATTTTAGTCATTGTCTTTTCGTTTTGGCATTTTTCAATCATTGATACCCACAAGTCACACCATAGAATATGTGAAATTAATTCGATTGTACGCAATTGAACTGTCAATTTCTTCCCATCCATCACAATCACCAATGCTTACCATCACATTTAATCTACAGAAAATATGGACACAAGATTGGCAAGACATCAAGTTGGTAGGACAGACAAATACATTTGTACAAACATCAATCTTGACCATGGAATAGAAGCATTCATAATTGAGGACATACACCAAGACAAGAGATTATTCCTGACTGACTGACTCACACACACTGTTTACCCCTGAATTTCTCAAagacacgagagagggagagagaatgaAACTAAACTGGCTTGCTGATGATGACACGACGACGTACACTTGCTTGAATTTTTGAAGCGATTTCAATCTCTCATGGCATGGCGATGACGGATGGATGAAGCAGATAAGGTTTTCAGTAGTCGGCGGTGGGGAGCTGCTCGTGGGGGCGCTGGCCGATGAAGCAGATGTCGTAGACGagggcggcgatggcggcgccggCGAAGGGGCCGAGCCAGTACACCCAGTGGTTCTCCCAGACGCCGGTGACGACGGCGGGGCCGAAGGAGACGGCGGGGTTCATGGAGGCGCCGTCGAAGGCGCCGCCGGCGAGGATGTTGGCGCCGACGATGAAGCCGATGGCGATGGGCGCGATGACCCCGAGGTCGCCGCGCTTGGGGTCGACCGCCGTGGCGTACACCGTGTAGACGAGCCCGAAGGTCATGACGATCTCGAAGACCACGGCGTTCCAGACGCCGACGCCGGCGGAGAGCGAGAAGGCGCCCACGGCCTCGCCGCCGGTGGCGATcttgaggaggaggcaggccacgaCGGAGCCGAGCAGCTGCGCCACCCAGTACACCACCGCCTTGAGCAGGCTGATGTTGCCGCCCACGAAGGCGCCGAATGTGACGGCCGGGTTCACGTGCCCGCCCGAGATGTTGGCGCCCACGGACACGGCCACGAAGAGCGCGAACGCGTGCGCCAGCGCCGCCGCGATCAGCCCCGCCGGCGTCGTCGCGCCGCCGTCAGTCAGCTTGCCTGCCAGGCACAACCGGCGATCAGATCAGTACGGCGTGAATGATGACACGATGACCGGTCGATGCACCAGGAAAGGGAGAAAGAAATGGGGGTGGGCGTTACCGAAGGCCATGCCGGAGCCTGAGCCGGCGAAGACGAAGATgagcatggagatgaactcggcgaCGCCGGCGCGGAAGGTGTCCGGGTGGGACAGCTCCCCCGGGGCGCCGATGGCGATCCTGCTCACCGGCATTTTCGACGGGCACTCTTTTTTTTCTGGATGGATGGATCGGCTCGTGTCCTGTGCAGCTAGCTAGTGTTGAATTGTGTGGTGTGGTGTGGTGATGGTGTGTCGATCATGCAATGTTGGTTATATATAGCCCGGGACTGGATGTGAGGCCGGCCGGGCAACTTGCTACGGGCGGTCACGACACGACCGCTTCAACACAACCATTGCCATTTGGGATTGGGATTGGGATTGGGATCAGACTGCACACACCCCTAACCATTCTTTTTTTCTTCTGCGCCATCCATAGGCTATTTAATTCTATCACGAACAAAAAGGGCAATGCTGAGCTAGCTACATCGATCACGGGCTTGGTTTCTTTTCGGCAGCAAATAATTTGAGAAAATATGGCTATGTCAGCAGGGGCAAAAATAGGGTTCAATTCTTGTTTGGTTTGGTCTTTTGGATTTAATTTTTCACTTTTACCTCTCAAAAAAGATATTCCAAAGATGGTGCAACTCATGGGGGGGAATAGGGCACGCTGCCATGTAGTTCTAGACGCGACGCAGCCGTCTAGCTCCACCACGGACGCCGCGACACCGCGTTCTACCTCTGCGTTGGCCGCCACGACGTTACGCACTATGAAAAGGATCGGTCCTATGTTATGCGAGTTTATCCTAATAATGAAGGGTGGATTTTGTTCACTCAAAGTGAAACATCGAGTGGATACAAATACAATAAGCACACACACCCGACCTCTACATAGatatgatgcacaagaaaaacatGCTGGCGGATAAGAAAGTCATATGATCAAAGCTATGcctaagaaagaaaaaaggaaaagaaaaccaaGTGATCAAATCCGTGATTGATAAACTACAACAATGGCCATATCCACATTATAATCATCTAATGACACCACAAGGACAATGAGGTTCCTCATCAACAACAGTTTCACTTTGTTAGCTAAAAGAACCACAACACTATAACCAGTGCAACTATTGTTGGTCATATATCTAAATTGTTTTGgaaaaaatatgcaaacaacacttTGTTTATCGAAACTATTTCTAGAGAAAGTTTACTGGAGGACAGTTTCCACTAAAGCATAATTAATCATATATGATTGACAATACCATGACACTCCGGTCAGCGCGATTGTTGTTCCTCATAAATATATGTCATGAACAAAAATTATCAACATTGTTTGTGCACACCTAAAATACAGTTGAATCCTactatacctggccatgggcagcccggacCGGATGGCCCGACCCGACCCGGCCCGAAAATCCCAGGCCGGGCTAAGCCCGAGCATGCCATTGGGTCGGGCTCGGGCCTGAAAATCGAGCTCGACGGGCagatcgggccgggctcgggcttgcgcAAAACAGGATTTTAGCCGTAGCCGGGCTGGGCCGACTGGGCAAATCGGGTCGGGCTCGTGCTTGCGCAAAATAGGATTTTAGCTGTAGTCGGGCTGGGCCGACTAGGCCATGTCAATCTTTTTTGGGCTCGGGCCCGATTTTGTAGGCCCGACCGCCGGGCCGGGCTGGGCTCAGGCCTGGGTATTCAGCACCGGGCTTTTTTGGCCCGGCCGGCCCGAGGTATGCCCAAGTATAAATCCTACTAATGCGACCAGTGGAGCTTCAAGTTGAAGCTGGACAATTTGTGCCGGAAGCAGTGTTGTGCCGCCGACTTATACTGACCGACGTGAGGGCTCGAACCATATGGCCACATTCCATGACACCGTCGTTGTTCTGCAGCAGCGAGGAGAGGGGCGGGGAGATGGGGGAGGTAGGCGGCGGGGTGACGGAGGCACATGTGTCATTGGTGGCGAAGGCACTTTTCACTAAAGCGCAATTAATTAGATATGGTTAAAAGAACTACAACACTGCGGACAGTGAGACTATTGTTGGTCATATATCCAAATTGTTTAGGACAAAGGGTGCAAAAAAACACCTCGGATAAGTAAAAGGTGCAACTTGCGCTTTTTCACTGATTTTCTTTCCCACTAAAGCGCAATTGATCAGATATGGTTAACAAAACCGCAAAGGTACGGCCAGCTGGCCTGTTGTTGGTCATACACACATCACGAACAAAAATCGTGGGCATCTTGAACTCAATTGTGCGTACCTAATCCCGTTCCGTTGCACACGGATGAGCATAGATTATAAGAAAAAAGGTAGGAATGATTGGAGATGGACGCCACACAACTAATCCAAGAACATCACGTACGCACGCCAGTCGCCAGATAGTAAAATAGTAGAGCATGGAGCTAGTGGCAGCTCTcgtccttgcgctctactacaaaaCAGGTGGTAGAGATAGACGGCCGGACATGGACGTTTCGGCTGCTCCGGCCGCCCCAGCCGCGGGCGGGCCCAGCTGTGGATCGAGGGCGGGCCTCCCGGCCAATGGGAGCCCGCCGCGTGGAGCAACCATTGGCGGAGGAGCGTGGTGCGGCGCCGCCCAGTGACGTCGCCGGCGGTCACCACCTTTTAAATTCCCTTTCGTGTGCTGACAAGAGAAGAGAGACCGCGATCGATGTGGAGTGGTTGCGTTGCGCTGCATGCTCCGGCGGCATAGTTAAGATATGAGCATATGGTACATAGATTCTTCTCTTgtcttccgaattacttgtcttagatttatttagatacggatgtatctagcactaaaatgagtctagatgcatccgtatctagacaaatccaaaacaagtaattcggaacggagggagtatatcttatGATCAGCTGTGTGGTGTGGTGCCGCCGAAATTAACTAGCGAAAGACGGTGCTAGATTAGTGGCGACGGCGACCTTGGCCGGAATAGATTAGTTAGTGGCGACGGACGGCGACGTCGGCCGGAATCTTTCCCGTGATTAGTGGATGGAACGTACGTGTCCGCGTCTCCCTGTCGTCGGCTGTGCTCGGAACAATTATTGGGTTAGACGACGATGCAAATGTGTGTGTGAGCCAGGAGAGAACGGAGGTGGAGAGCGACCCCTAATTTGCTCTGGAATCATCACGCTGCGTTTGTCCGCTTCTCTACGTGATGGGTGTATGCGCCGCGCGGGGACAGGGCCAGGGCCAAACCGGACTGTTCATCCGCTTGCATATGCTTCTCGAATGCTCTATCACGCGTCCGGCTAacggcgaatcttgttgggagaatGGCGGGCAGCGGCTCCTCTCAAATCTAACGAGAGATATCGCGTGGTCCGTCGGTGCCTGGGCATTAATTCCGGCATGTTTTCGGAGAAATTCGATCGTGACTCTAGTACGGGCAGAACCAGAACCAGGAAAACAGAATAGTGGAtcttttttcttcttattcttcttctacagcgaggaacatgattttcttcttcttcatatacTCTGTACTTCATCTATCCTGAattttgcgacaagtaattcaggaGGGAGGGAGTAATTTACTGAGACTGACAAGGTTTAGGTGTATAGCACCTACCACTAAACAAGGTTAATTCGCCTCGGTGTATCCACAAATCAGTATTATCCTCTCTTTTTTGAGCTGTAACATCCTCTTTTTTGTTAGACACACAAACAGCTGCTTTGCATGGTTAAAAAAAAGTGTGTTTAAGACCTTGTGCTACTCTGCCTGGTTTgagctttctttttcttttcttttttgcgggagaacttccgatctattcattttcaataatggtagtacaacgaacacttgaaataataaaaattacatccacatCCGTCGACCACCTGAAGActactacaagcaccgaagcgagcttTTTTCTGTTATATGTTTTTGTGTTTTGGTTtgagctttattaatttaaagtatGGTGCAACTTAGGTCTGTGTCTAAAAAAAAGAGTACTGACCATCTAAAATATGTATATTTTTTCTCTCCCAAAAGATGAAGAATGAACTTCGTTCTGCATGAAAAATGGAATATGTgtctctctttctcttctgttagtttcttttattttttgggaCCTGATCGAATCAGTATCATGTATTCAGGTTGATGTTCTAGGCTTCTAGCCCACTTTGAGACACCGAGTAGAAAGAGCGGCCACTTGCATGCCCACTTAGGTAGGAACAAAAGCCCACTTGGTCCAGCTCTCTTAATTTGTTCCTTTTATGGGTTGGGCCTAGCGACAAGGACCTTCTATTTTCCTGGCCAGCCGACCCACTTCAAACTCAGCCCATGATCCATGACTCAACATAGTCCCTCACCTCGTTTTTTAGAAGCTTTATTTTTATAGGCAAATCTCTAAGTATTGGTTAACTTCCCTAGATTATCCCACTTCATGTGCTCAGGGAAAAGTAACATCCTTAATTCGGGTGCGCCTATGTCCCCCCCTTATAGCGAGATGTAAGGTAGCATGATCGCGACGcgacatgggccggcccaggtgtgcGGGAGGCCACATGCAACAAGCAATATCCTGCTTTTTTCTTGGTTTTTTTTACTTCATTGttttcattttttctatttttcaCTCTTGTTTATACTTTTGAAAAGTaacattgtttttttgtttttcaaatGTTTTATGTAACATTGTTTTTGAAAATGTTAATCAATTATTTGAAAAATGTGAAATATGTATAAAACATACAATGTGTATAAAAAAATTgaccatgtatttgaaaaatgttaaacatgtatataaaTATATCCATGTTGTATACAAAATAATGTACAATATGTATGGAAAAAGTAGACACATAAAaatataagttttaaaaaatgctaatcatgtatttagaaaatgttaaacatgtaaatAAAGTGTGACTGAT contains:
- the LOC119279023 gene encoding probable aquaporin TIP1-2; amino-acid sequence: MPVSRIAIGAPGELSHPDTFRAGVAEFISMLIFVFAGSGSGMAFGKLTDGGATTPAGLIAAALAHAFALFVAVSVGANISGGHVNPAVTFGAFVGGNISLLKAVVYWVAQLLGSVVACLLLKIATGGEAVGAFSLSAGVGVWNAVVFEIVMTFGLVYTVYATAVDPKRGDLGVIAPIAIGFIVGANILAGGAFDGASMNPAVSFGPAVVTGVWENHWVYWLGPFAGAAIAALVYDICFIGQRPHEQLPTADY